TACCATAACTCATCAGAAACACCCTTAGGAGATTCAGGATGATGGTTTAGTCTCGTATCAGTTGAGAGTCCCCATGCAAACCTCTTAAATGGCCCTCGCTCGATTAGCGAGCGGGAAAGCCTTGTTGCATTCTTAGCAATTTGGCCAAAGTCTGCAACAGGTATGTGGATATGATTGAAGTCTTGAGAGATCTTCTCTCTAGGGTCCCAGTGATTTGGAAAGCATAGAGAAATAGCAATGGCCTTCTCACCTTTCATAAGAGCGAAGTCTTCCTGTGTATTAAGTGTCATCTGCGCAATAGAAGAATAGTCTTTACTTGCGCATTGATTTAAAAAGTTTTGATAAACACTTTCGTTACTTAAAAATTCTTCATCTAAGCAAAGATACTTATCTTTATTCTCATTAAAACAAATACTTTTTTGCTCAATATAATCATTAAAGTTTTGGTCTTTTAAAAAGACATCGCTATCAAGTGGAGAAAGGCCAGGAGAGACTTCATACTTACCTTTTCTTAAAGGAAATAGCTCCTCTTTAAATTCGAGTGGTTTTACTGGCGCATACATTACTTTATAGCCCTAATACTTTTTGTAAACGATCACCAATTTGAGGATGAGTTAACTGGCCAGAAAACTCTTTGGCCCAATCAACATGCCCTTTTGTATAAACATGTACTGGTGCAGCAGTGTGCCCACTTGTTGCCCAAACAACATTCTGCTCACTTGCGATGGCCTTAGCAATTAGTGATGTTCTGATATTTTTAAGATCATAATAATAATGATCATGATATCCTCTAAACTTAGGCACCTCACCTTTGTATAATTTTAAATTCTTTCTCCTGCGTTTTTCTTCAATTGCCTTAGCTAAGATTTCGCTACACTTACTAACACTTAAACGAACTGAAGTTGTCTCTTCAATAAGATCACATAGCGTTGAAGAAGTTTGCTGTGACTTTTCTAAATCTAAGAAGTCATCCCAAAGCTTAATTAAATTTGTCTTTTGAGAATATAGAAGATCTAAGACTCGATATGGGCCATAGTTGATAGATGTTTTAAACTTACGGTCTTTAAAAACTGAACCAGACAATTCAATCTCATCCTCTATTTTTCCAATATTATAACCAAATCCAAATCCACCTGTTTCATGATCCGCTGTAATAACTAAAAGTGTATCAGGGTCCTTACTAACCCAATCACTGATCCAATTAACAGTTTCATTAAATGAAAGCATCTCATGGAGCATACTTCCAGCATCATTTTGGTGACCGGCCCAATCAATTTGGCCACCTTCAATCATAAGAAAGAAGCCATCATCATTTTTAGAAAGAGTTTCAACAGCACTCTTTGACATCTCAAGAAGAGTTGGAATCTCACGTGACTCATCTTCTTTTTTATCACGAAACCATAAAGCTTCTGGCATATTGTGATTCGTGAAAAGACCTAAGACTTTCTTAGTTGGATCGATATTAGTAAGCTCACTTCTTTTATGAATTACTTGAAAGCCTTTATCTTTTGCCTCTTGTAATAGATTGCGATCATCTTTTCGTTTAGACTTAAGTGTGAAATGACCTTCTATTGCACTCTTCGTTCCCTTAGGTACAAAGCGGTTGGCCCCACCAGAAAACATAAGATCAGGAGCAACTTCAATCATACTTTGAGCAATTCTATCTTCAGACCATCGATTTGCAACATGAGCAGCAAAAGAGGCCGGTGTCGCATGAGTAAGTCTTGTATCTGATACCAGTCCAGTTTTGAGTCCTTTCTTTTGTGCCTTTTCTAAAATAGTTTTTGCAATCTCTCCTTCTTTATCCAATCCAATCATTTCAGACCTTGAAGGTGTACCAGTTGCTAATTGTGTAGCAGAACAAGCAGAGTCTACAACAATGCTCCCATACGGCTGAGTTGCAGAAACACCTAATTGATTAGTGTTCATATTTGCAAAGGCATAACGAACATTCTTCATCTTCGGATTTGAATTATATTTTAAGTAGTAATTTAATAATGAGATCTGACCTGGCCCCATTCCATCACCTATCATTAAAATAAGATTTTTTGGCCCTTTATTTGATGAGCTATTCATACAACTAGAAAGCAATAAAAGTGCACTTAAAAAGAAAGTAGAAGATATAGACCTATTAATCATTTATTATCCTTTAATATTTCGTTGAATATATTATTTTTTGCGTAATTGAGTAGTTCATCACATTCTAACACGTAATTTGTCCAAGCATGGAAACCTGATGAAAATTCCTTAAAGCTTACTTGTACACCTTCACGCATAAGTTTCTCATAAAACATAATACTATCGTCATAGAGAACATCATACTTTGCGACATAGATATTTGTCCTTGGAAGTAGAGATAAATCATCTGAGTAGAGAGGGAAAATATCAGGATCTTGAAGATGAATATCGCGATCAGAAATTGCATAATCAAGTAACTTTAAAAGCATTGATTTCGATAGGCCTGACTCCTCACCACTTTCAAAGCGATGTGCAGAGTCCGAGTCAAAATCACTTTGATAATGACCGGTAATAAGATGAATCTCTTTAATATCTAATTGATCGCTACGTTTTGCATTTTCAAGAGCACAAAGTGTAACGAGATTTGCACCGGCAGAAGTTCCAGTTAAGATAAACCTTTTAACTCCGCGTTTTTTTAAGTCTAATAGTAGCTTCAAGGACCAATCCACAATCTCTGGGATCGTCACTTCTGGACAAAGAGGATAATCAGGACACAGGATTGTTCTTCCAGATTCATTATAGAGGGCCTGACAAAATTGGGCCCCAGTTAACTCATCACCTGTTACATATCCACCAGAATGAAAGTGTAAAATACACTCTTGTTCGATTTTACTCTTATCTTTTGTCCATACAAGTATGCGTCGATCATCAAAAGAAAACTCGTCTTCTACATATTGAGTGTTCTCTTTTTCTACAATGGCCATAGCGCGACGTAATTCTTCGAGAGTAATTTTTGAAAATCGCTTTATTCCAGCATCAAAGAAAGCTTGCATAGATGCAAGTCTCTTTGTTGTTAGAAAGTCACGTATTGTTTCATTCATAGTTAAATCTTATTAAGTTCATAATAGTAAAGCCTGCTAAGTATATAAATAAACGCCTGATAATTAAAGATACTTCAGCTCATATTTTCCGACTAAAACAGTATGAATTTATTTCAACAGAAATTTCATAATAATCTGTTATTACACCGCAATAATTAACCTAAACAGATTCAACAGAGGTGATAAATATGAAACGAATTTTAGCTGCAACTTTTATCTTTATACTTACTTCAAACCCTGCATATGGTGCACAAGGTGAACAAGAAAAGAAAGAAATGAAAGATAAACAATCGAAATCACAAAAATCAAAAGTAGACAAAAAGAAAACAAGTGATCGCGATCCTGCAAGTATAAGTGGAAAAGAAGTGAGTTTAACGGAGAAGCATTACTTAATATATGAATAATTTTTTAGTAACAAAAACTAGGAACTGGAGACTATGAGCATTAAACAGAAAAATACATTCAACCCTAAGGCCATTATCTATGCTGGTATTGGTGCAATTATTATTCTTCTGATCATAGCTGGCGTTAGTCGTGTTCAAGGTGCTGTTGTAAGTCAAGATAGTGGTGCAGTAGAAGATGTCACATTTTCTGAAGAAAATAAGAATATGTCTAAAGAAAAGGATTATGCAGACCAAAAAAGCATGCCTCAGGAAGACTCAAAGCGTACCCCTGCTTCATATGATGAAAAAGAACAGAAGATAGAAAGAAATATGGAGTATCACGATAAAGAGTACTTATATGATAGAAAATATAAGTAGTGCAAAATTAGATTGTGCACAACTTAAATTCATGATAATGTCTCCTTAGGATATAAACTAAGGAGACCATTATGAGTATTTATGATTACAAAGCAATCGATATCAAAGGGAATGAGCGCTCTTTAAGTGAATTTAAAGGAAAGAGTTTACTTATTGTAAACACTGCAAGTAAGTGTGGTTTTACTCCTCAATATGAAGGTCTTCAAAAGATCTATGATAAATACAAAGACA
This is a stretch of genomic DNA from Halobacteriovorax vibrionivorans. It encodes these proteins:
- a CDS encoding heme-dependent oxidative N-demethylase subunit alpha family protein, giving the protein MYAPVKPLEFKEELFPLRKGKYEVSPGLSPLDSDVFLKDQNFNDYIEQKSICFNENKDKYLCLDEEFLSNESVYQNFLNQCASKDYSSIAQMTLNTQEDFALMKGEKAIAISLCFPNHWDPREKISQDFNHIHIPVADFGQIAKNATRLSRSLIERGPFKRFAWGLSTDTRLNHHPESPKGVSDELWYGRSFKNDGNHKLYMRIERQHMVGLAEENICLFTIRTYFLDVAQIPARELKLLKEAIVSMTDDTLSYKGIKKNLDDVISYIDELIG
- a CDS encoding alkaline phosphatase → MINRSISSTFFLSALLLLSSCMNSSSNKGPKNLILMIGDGMGPGQISLLNYYLKYNSNPKMKNVRYAFANMNTNQLGVSATQPYGSIVVDSACSATQLATGTPSRSEMIGLDKEGEIAKTILEKAQKKGLKTGLVSDTRLTHATPASFAAHVANRWSEDRIAQSMIEVAPDLMFSGGANRFVPKGTKSAIEGHFTLKSKRKDDRNLLQEAKDKGFQVIHKRSELTNIDPTKKVLGLFTNHNMPEALWFRDKKEDESREIPTLLEMSKSAVETLSKNDDGFFLMIEGGQIDWAGHQNDAGSMLHEMLSFNETVNWISDWVSKDPDTLLVITADHETGGFGFGYNIGKIEDEIELSGSVFKDRKFKTSINYGPYRVLDLLYSQKTNLIKLWDDFLDLEKSQQTSSTLCDLIEETTSVRLSVSKCSEILAKAIEEKRRRKNLKLYKGEVPKFRGYHDHYYYDLKNIRTSLIAKAIASEQNVVWATSGHTAAPVHVYTKGHVDWAKEFSGQLTHPQIGDRLQKVLGL
- a CDS encoding alpha/beta hydrolase fold domain-containing protein is translated as MNETIRDFLTTKRLASMQAFFDAGIKRFSKITLEELRRAMAIVEKENTQYVEDEFSFDDRRILVWTKDKSKIEQECILHFHSGGYVTGDELTGAQFCQALYNESGRTILCPDYPLCPEVTIPEIVDWSLKLLLDLKKRGVKRFILTGTSAGANLVTLCALENAKRSDQLDIKEIHLITGHYQSDFDSDSAHRFESGEESGLSKSMLLKLLDYAISDRDIHLQDPDIFPLYSDDLSLLPRTNIYVAKYDVLYDDSIMFYEKLMREGVQVSFKEFSSGFHAWTNYVLECDELLNYAKNNIFNEILKDNK